One part of the Halopenitus persicus genome encodes these proteins:
- a CDS encoding BCCT family transporter, translated as MSTRDTILERALRATLGPVFVLSGIVVVSGFFFPWLVGSVVSGRGWVVVALVFFGTGLSWLALLPARADEDREADAADAQDPTVRRLLYIRHGRLRPVILPFIERQDPIVFGVPIVGTLAFFLVWIGAPNATGAAVTAVTGFVFADLAWLFLGAVLLSVLFCAVLVVGPWGSVRLGGPDAEPSYTHPTYFALFFAAGIAAGIVFWGPAESLFHYRTPPPYFDAAPRSAAAIDGALAYALFHWGVSAWSTYLVVGLPIAYFVHDRGAPLRVSTVLAPFVGLDGLDSRWARAVDVLAVFATVGGVGTSIAFVGRQFLVGIEYQWDVITGAFGPVALVVGLTATAVIAAATGVHRGIRRLSGVTIALFAAFVLVLLAVGPRSFVLERGGRALGIYLVEFVPLSLFRDGGWVVSWTVWNWAWWFSWAPFAGVFLAAISRGRTVRTVTVTAVGATALASMIWFLVMGGTTLALQHAGRANVLNAVDAYGGSEAVAGFPVLAALPLSRLLLLAFLALIVVFIATSAAVSTLVVSVLATKRGQAPTTGSVVLWGVIQGVVAAGVLLLGNAQSLQDMAVLTGAPITVLALAAIGGLAATFRRDERGHRSAVGELRHALERRGITLVPERPDLHDMESPGPSGRTGGTNVESRETNAESGETNAESGETNAESGETNAESGETNAESGETNAESGERSAADDRSDRG; from the coding sequence ATGTCAACGAGGGACACAATTCTCGAGCGTGCCCTCCGGGCGACGCTGGGTCCCGTGTTCGTGCTCTCGGGGATCGTCGTCGTCTCCGGGTTCTTCTTCCCGTGGCTCGTCGGCTCCGTGGTCTCGGGACGGGGCTGGGTGGTCGTCGCGCTGGTCTTCTTCGGAACCGGTCTCTCCTGGCTCGCGCTGCTGCCGGCGCGGGCCGACGAGGACCGGGAGGCGGACGCCGCCGACGCGCAGGACCCGACCGTGCGTCGGCTCCTGTACATCCGCCACGGCCGGCTCCGGCCGGTTATCCTCCCGTTCATCGAGCGACAGGACCCGATCGTCTTCGGGGTGCCGATCGTCGGGACGCTCGCCTTCTTTCTCGTCTGGATCGGGGCGCCGAACGCGACCGGCGCGGCGGTCACGGCCGTGACCGGCTTCGTGTTCGCGGACCTGGCGTGGCTCTTTCTCGGAGCGGTCCTCCTGTCGGTCCTGTTCTGTGCGGTCCTCGTGGTCGGCCCCTGGGGAAGCGTTCGGCTCGGTGGGCCCGACGCCGAGCCCTCCTACACCCATCCGACGTACTTCGCGCTGTTCTTCGCCGCGGGGATCGCGGCCGGGATCGTCTTCTGGGGGCCCGCCGAGTCGTTGTTCCACTATCGGACGCCGCCGCCGTACTTCGACGCGGCGCCGCGGTCGGCGGCGGCCATCGACGGCGCGCTCGCGTACGCGCTGTTTCACTGGGGCGTCTCGGCCTGGAGCACCTACCTCGTGGTCGGGCTCCCGATCGCGTACTTCGTCCACGACCGGGGCGCGCCGTTGCGCGTCTCGACGGTCCTCGCGCCGTTCGTCGGCCTCGACGGACTCGACTCGCGGTGGGCCCGCGCCGTCGACGTCCTCGCGGTCTTCGCGACCGTCGGGGGCGTCGGCACGTCGATCGCGTTCGTCGGTCGACAGTTCCTGGTCGGGATCGAGTATCAGTGGGACGTCATCACGGGTGCGTTCGGCCCGGTCGCGCTGGTCGTCGGGCTGACCGCGACCGCCGTGATCGCGGCTGCAACCGGCGTTCACCGCGGGATCCGCCGGCTCTCGGGCGTGACGATCGCCCTCTTCGCCGCGTTCGTCCTCGTTCTGCTGGCGGTTGGGCCTCGGTCGTTCGTGCTCGAACGCGGCGGGCGAGCGCTCGGGATCTATCTCGTCGAGTTCGTCCCGCTGAGCCTGTTTCGGGACGGCGGCTGGGTCGTCAGTTGGACGGTCTGGAACTGGGCGTGGTGGTTCTCGTGGGCCCCCTTCGCCGGCGTCTTCCTGGCGGCGATCTCGCGGGGACGAACGGTCCGAACGGTCACGGTCACCGCGGTCGGCGCGACCGCGCTCGCCTCGATGATCTGGTTCCTCGTGATGGGCGGCACCACGCTCGCGCTCCAGCACGCCGGGCGTGCCAACGTCCTCAACGCCGTCGATGCCTACGGCGGCTCCGAGGCGGTCGCCGGGTTTCCGGTCCTCGCCGCGCTCCCGCTGAGCCGGCTGCTGCTGTTGGCGTTCCTGGCGCTGATCGTCGTCTTCATCGCGACCTCGGCGGCCGTCTCCACGCTCGTCGTCTCGGTGCTCGCGACGAAGCGCGGGCAGGCACCCACGACCGGCAGCGTCGTCCTGTGGGGAGTCATTCAGGGCGTGGTCGCCGCCGGGGTCCTCCTGCTCGGCAACGCGCAGTCGTTGCAGGACATGGCGGTGCTGACGGGCGCCCCCATCACCGTCCTCGCGCTCGCCGCGATCGGCGGCCTCGCGGCGACGTTCCGGCGCGACGAGCGCGGCCACCGGTCGGCGGTCGGCGAGTTGCGCCACGCGCTCGAGCGCCGGGGGATCACGCTCGTCCCCGAACGCCCGGATCTGCACGATATGGAGTCGCCCGGGCCATCCGGACGCACTGGAGGGACGAACGTGGAGAGCAGGGAGACGAACGCGGAAAGCGGCGAGACGAACGCGGAAAGCGGCGAGACGAACGCGGAAAGCGGCGAGACGAACGCGGAAAGCGGCGAGACGAACGCGGAAAGCGGCGAGACGAACGCGGAAAGCGGCGAACGAAGCGCCGCGGACGACCGGTCCGACCGCGGCTGA
- a CDS encoding electron transfer flavoprotein subunit alpha/FixB family protein, which translates to MVLAIVEADGDAPAESSLEAVTLAREVADRTGEPLEAVAFDVAGPGAGASAGGGPDESGDAAGGSIGDALADGLGEYGVDDVHVVSHERLDAYAPEAYAAGVEAVIADRDPDAVVAPGSDRGQEVLSQVAAGRGQSMAANCLAVESVDADADAGGDAVELPDADGSYELTRQRWGGTLIEEALLGGDPKLLTAAEHEVGFEPAADPADPAVHALTPDLEDAHFRVQVDRYEESDEEGVPLGEARVVVSGGRGVGGPDGYDQLEELADLLGGAVGASRAAVNEGWRPHDDQVGQTGAKISPTLYIACGISGAVQHMVGCKGADTILAINTDSEAAIIQKADYAVIADLHEVVPALNEAIRDAK; encoded by the coding sequence ATGGTCCTCGCGATCGTCGAGGCCGACGGCGACGCGCCGGCCGAGTCCTCGCTTGAGGCCGTCACGCTCGCGCGCGAGGTGGCGGATCGAACCGGCGAGCCGCTCGAGGCGGTCGCCTTCGACGTGGCCGGTCCGGGCGCGGGAGCCAGCGCCGGCGGCGGTCCCGACGAGTCGGGTGACGCCGCCGGCGGATCGATCGGCGACGCCCTCGCAGACGGTCTCGGCGAGTACGGCGTCGACGACGTCCACGTCGTCTCCCACGAGCGCCTCGACGCCTACGCGCCCGAAGCGTACGCCGCGGGGGTCGAGGCGGTCATCGCGGACCGCGACCCGGACGCGGTCGTGGCGCCCGGCAGCGACCGCGGCCAGGAGGTCCTCTCGCAGGTCGCCGCCGGTCGCGGCCAGTCGATGGCGGCAAACTGCTTGGCCGTCGAGTCCGTGGATGCGGACGCCGACGCCGGCGGCGACGCGGTCGAGCTCCCGGACGCGGACGGGAGCTACGAGCTCACCCGCCAGCGGTGGGGCGGCACGCTCATCGAGGAGGCGCTCCTCGGCGGCGACCCGAAGCTGCTCACCGCGGCCGAACACGAGGTCGGCTTCGAACCGGCCGCCGACCCCGCCGACCCGGCGGTCCACGCGCTCACGCCCGACCTCGAGGACGCACACTTCCGCGTGCAGGTGGACCGTTACGAGGAGTCCGACGAGGAGGGCGTCCCGCTGGGCGAGGCCCGGGTCGTCGTGAGCGGCGGCCGCGGCGTCGGGGGTCCCGACGGCTACGACCAACTCGAGGAGCTCGCGGACCTCCTCGGCGGGGCGGTCGGCGCCTCCCGTGCCGCCGTCAACGAGGGCTGGCGTCCGCACGACGACCAGGTCGGCCAGACCGGCGCGAAGATCTCGCCCACCCTCTACATCGCCTGCGGGATCAGCGGCGCGGTCCAGCATATGGTCGGCTGTAAGGGGGCCGACACGATCCTCGCGATCAACACCGACTCCGAGGCCGCGATCATCCAGAAGGCCGACTACGCCGTCATCGCCGACCTCCACGAGGTCGTGCCGGCGCTCAACGAGGCGATCCGCGACGCGAAGTGA
- a CDS encoding electron transfer flavoprotein subunit beta/FixA family protein translates to MNTLACVKRVPDTGAKIVLTDDQRGIDTSTLGFTMSPHEECALEEAVRIAENRDGTATALTLGPEEADEQLRTALAMGADEATLLETGEGEWGPVDTATAIADYVAEAETDFDVLLVGNESADAANYQVGTHLASQLDLPFVAGIKTLDVEDGTAVAKREVGGGEEVYEVDLPAVIAVKEGLNEPRYPSMRSKMRARKQEVASAAPEPAGADCLEMVRLQSPADDGGTAEILGDGPDAAADVLEVLRDDVEVL, encoded by the coding sequence ATGAACACACTCGCCTGCGTCAAGCGCGTGCCGGACACCGGCGCGAAGATCGTACTGACCGACGACCAGCGGGGGATCGATACGAGCACCCTCGGGTTCACGATGAGCCCCCACGAGGAGTGCGCCCTCGAGGAGGCGGTCCGGATCGCGGAGAACCGCGACGGGACCGCGACGGCGCTCACCCTCGGACCCGAGGAGGCCGACGAACAGCTCCGGACGGCCCTCGCGATGGGAGCCGACGAGGCCACCCTGCTCGAGACCGGCGAGGGGGAGTGGGGACCGGTCGACACCGCGACGGCGATCGCCGACTACGTCGCCGAGGCGGAGACCGACTTCGACGTCCTGCTCGTCGGCAACGAGTCGGCCGACGCCGCGAACTACCAGGTCGGCACCCACCTGGCCAGCCAGCTCGACCTGCCGTTCGTGGCGGGGATCAAGACGCTGGACGTCGAGGACGGCACCGCGGTCGCAAAGCGCGAGGTCGGCGGCGGCGAGGAGGTCTACGAGGTGGACCTCCCCGCGGTGATCGCCGTCAAGGAGGGGCTCAACGAGCCTCGATATCCCTCGATGCGGTCGAAGATGCGGGCCCGCAAGCAGGAGGTCGCGTCGGCAGCCCCCGAGCCCGCCGGCGCCGACTGCCTGGAAATGGTCCGGCTACAGTCACCCGCCGACGACGGGGGCACCGCCGAGATCCTCGGCGACGGGCCCGACGCGGCCGCCGACGTCCTCGAGGTGCTTCGGGACGACGTGGAGGTGCTGTGA
- a CDS encoding GcvT family protein, translated as MSESDLPESAETVILGAGIVGNSLSYHLARYGREDIVLIDKGPLPDPGGSTGHASNFLMPVEHSKEMTHLTRRSIEQYKDFDTFTNSGGIEVARTDERVEELKRRVQSAKSWGEPGELLTPEEVEDMVPYVNTDLIKAGFYSPGAGTCDPLRAGEVMRARADAIAAGEVDPADAGDLEPDADVVPAADRSGDGGLHLSPNTEILDLHVDGGEITAVETDRGTIEADEVVIAAGLWSPKLAKMAGVEIPLTPAVHQMVSVGPISFFEDYEGEISFPVVRDMDTQMYERQHGNDLEVGSYQHRPILWDVEDVPSIEEAPLSPTQPPLTDDAFEQSMEDALEIVPELLDDPEAGVRHEIDGLLSQTPDGAPLLGELQDVDGLWSAAAIWIKEAPAIGEAMAQRMTRGWTDIDIHGSDVNRFYEYGTSREFVKNRAHEGFQKIYGIVHPSEQWQSSRPLRTSPFHDRQEDLDATFFEAAGWERPQWFESNRDLLTRYNEELSGLTRPNEWDSRWWSPIILAEHLHMRDKVAMVGDMGFTIFDLVGPGATEYAERMAVGRMDVDVGKSVYTPILAENGGFVSDLSIVRVGENRYRVITGGGMGGPDKAWFRDHLPDDGSVQIVDQTSSLCTLGVWGPDARNLVDSVAEEDMSHEAFPPYTAQKITIGEVDAWALRISYVGERGWEIYAPSEQGGRLWDTLWEAGQEYDVRPVGMGVYGTTGRMEKGYRLYGHELELEYTPAEAGLTFHGVKDADFIGKEAYADAIEEENAATLCTLSVDDHLSETGERRFMLGNEPVLDSDGEVIVDEEGRESYVTSAGTAPSLGKHLLMAYLPPEYAEEGQQLSVEYFGEQYPVTVEVAGSRPLFDPDNERIRS; from the coding sequence ATGAGCGAGAGCGACCTCCCGGAGAGCGCGGAGACGGTCATCCTCGGCGCCGGGATCGTCGGAAACAGCCTGTCGTATCACCTCGCCAGATACGGCCGGGAGGACATCGTCCTCATCGACAAGGGGCCGCTGCCGGACCCCGGCGGGTCGACGGGTCACGCGTCGAACTTCCTGATGCCCGTCGAGCACTCCAAGGAGATGACCCATCTCACCCGCCGCAGCATCGAGCAGTACAAGGACTTCGACACGTTCACCAACAGCGGTGGGATCGAGGTCGCCCGCACCGACGAGCGCGTCGAGGAGCTGAAACGCCGCGTCCAGTCGGCGAAGTCCTGGGGTGAACCCGGCGAGCTGCTCACGCCCGAGGAGGTGGAGGACATGGTTCCGTACGTCAACACCGACCTCATCAAGGCCGGCTTCTACAGCCCCGGTGCGGGCACGTGTGATCCCCTTCGAGCCGGCGAGGTGATGCGGGCGCGGGCCGACGCGATCGCCGCCGGCGAGGTCGACCCGGCCGACGCCGGCGACCTCGAGCCCGACGCGGACGTGGTTCCCGCCGCGGACCGCAGCGGCGACGGCGGCCTCCACCTCTCGCCGAACACCGAGATCCTCGACCTCCACGTTGATGGCGGGGAGATCACCGCGGTTGAAACCGACCGCGGGACGATCGAAGCCGACGAGGTCGTCATCGCCGCCGGGCTCTGGAGCCCGAAGCTCGCGAAGATGGCCGGCGTCGAGATCCCGCTGACGCCCGCGGTCCACCAGATGGTGAGCGTCGGGCCGATCTCCTTCTTCGAGGATTACGAGGGGGAGATCTCCTTCCCGGTCGTCCGCGACATGGACACCCAGATGTACGAGCGCCAGCACGGCAACGACCTCGAGGTCGGCTCCTACCAGCACCGGCCGATCCTCTGGGACGTCGAGGACGTGCCGTCGATCGAGGAGGCGCCGCTGTCGCCGACCCAGCCGCCGCTCACCGACGACGCCTTCGAGCAGTCGATGGAGGACGCACTGGAGATCGTCCCCGAGCTGCTCGACGACCCCGAGGCCGGCGTGCGCCACGAGATCGACGGGCTGCTCTCACAGACCCCCGACGGCGCGCCGCTGCTCGGGGAGCTGCAGGACGTCGACGGGCTCTGGTCCGCGGCGGCGATCTGGATCAAGGAGGCCCCCGCGATCGGCGAGGCGATGGCCCAGCGGATGACCCGCGGCTGGACCGACATCGACATCCACGGGTCCGACGTCAATCGGTTCTACGAGTACGGCACCTCCCGCGAGTTCGTGAAGAACCGGGCCCACGAGGGGTTCCAGAAGATCTACGGGATCGTCCACCCGTCCGAGCAGTGGCAGTCCTCGCGCCCGCTCCGGACGAGCCCCTTCCACGACCGCCAGGAGGACCTCGACGCCACCTTCTTCGAGGCGGCCGGCTGGGAACGTCCCCAGTGGTTCGAGTCGAACCGGGACCTGCTGACGCGGTACAACGAGGAGCTCTCGGGGCTCACCCGTCCCAACGAGTGGGACTCGCGGTGGTGGTCGCCGATCATCCTCGCCGAGCACCTGCACATGCGCGACAAGGTCGCGATGGTCGGTGATATGGGATTCACCATCTTCGACCTCGTCGGTCCCGGCGCCACCGAGTACGCCGAGCGGATGGCGGTCGGCCGGATGGACGTCGACGTCGGGAAATCGGTGTACACGCCGATCCTCGCGGAGAACGGCGGCTTCGTCTCCGACCTGTCGATCGTCCGGGTCGGGGAGAACCGCTATCGGGTCATCACCGGCGGCGGGATGGGCGGCCCCGACAAGGCCTGGTTCCGGGATCACCTGCCCGATGACGGATCGGTCCAGATCGTCGATCAGACCTCCTCGCTGTGCACCCTCGGCGTCTGGGGACCGGACGCCCGGAACCTGGTCGACTCGGTGGCCGAGGAGGACATGTCCCACGAGGCGTTCCCGCCCTACACCGCACAAAAGATCACGATCGGCGAGGTCGACGCGTGGGCGCTGCGCATCTCCTACGTCGGCGAACGCGGCTGGGAGATCTACGCGCCCAGCGAACAGGGCGGCCGGCTCTGGGACACCCTCTGGGAGGCCGGCCAGGAGTACGACGTCCGCCCGGTCGGGATGGGCGTCTACGGGACCACCGGTCGGATGGAGAAGGGCTACCGGCTCTACGGCCACGAGCTGGAGCTCGAGTACACCCCCGCCGAGGCCGGGCTGACCTTCCACGGCGTCAAGGACGCCGACTTCATCGGCAAGGAGGCGTACGCGGACGCGATCGAGGAGGAGAACGCCGCGACGCTGTGTACCCTCTCGGTCGACGACCACCTCTCCGAGACCGGCGAACGCCGGTTCATGCTCGGCAACGAGCCCGTGCTCGACTCCGACGGCGAGGTGATCGTCGACGAGGAGGGGCGTGAATCGTACGTCACCAGCGCCGGGACCGCCCCGAGCCTCGGGAAGCACCTGCTGATGGCGTATCTCCCGCCGGAGTACGCCGAGGAGGGCCAACAGCTGTCCGTCGAGTACTTCGGCGAACAGTACCCGGTCACCGTCGAGGTCGCCGGCAGCCGACCGCTGTTCGACCCCGACAACGAGCGCATCCGGAGCTAG
- a CDS encoding bifunctional folylpolyglutamate synthase/dihydrofolate synthase, with the protein MEYHEAVATLEGLPHLRPDLGTDATAALLARLGNPHEAVPSVQVAGSNGKGSTARVLARILREAGADVGLYTSPDLNDLRDRIRVNGRRIPEREVTRFVADRWTNAVAAAPDGAEPTFFEAFTGLALWHFARRDVDVAVLEVGIGGRYDATSVVDPVAAAVTSVSHEHTDVLGEDLPTIARDLAQVAPDDAPLVTGAAGDALAAIREVTDVVTVGRDDGANAAAVDVRVAETATSDRRPPTSDRRLPTSDRRPPTSDRRPPTSVVSIDGPTLEVRTRTRLIGAHQAVNAGIAASLAVQVGRETARVDVDPTAADVADGIRTTTVPGRFEVRSDEPLVVLDGAHNPAACATVADALDRFDYGTLHLVLGAVREKDHVGMVRSLPDADRIHLAAPAVDRAAAVETLAAALETSLERPVGVDATADAVDPVTRHESVLDAVERAIAAAKPDDCVLVTGSLYVVAEARDRWTREPRVVRADTPARARSVMRSANVPKSVRERHADRFSGLTVRVHVRLETARELADAMDDLGGTGVVSGLDAPDRHVEVVLSGTRSRFGALRRRLRESSPADRRLASEIGIAVDRDRSGADDRDAAPDDRDAAPDDVP; encoded by the coding sequence ATGGAGTATCACGAGGCCGTAGCCACGCTGGAGGGACTGCCGCACCTCCGGCCCGACCTGGGGACGGACGCGACCGCCGCCCTCCTGGCGCGGCTCGGCAACCCTCACGAGGCGGTCCCGTCCGTCCAGGTCGCCGGCTCGAACGGCAAGGGAAGCACCGCACGCGTTCTGGCTCGCATCCTCCGGGAGGCGGGCGCCGACGTCGGCCTGTACACCTCGCCGGACCTGAACGACCTCCGGGACCGGATCCGGGTGAACGGACGGCGGATCCCGGAACGGGAGGTCACCCGGTTCGTCGCCGATCGGTGGACGAACGCGGTCGCGGCTGCACCTGACGGGGCCGAGCCGACGTTCTTCGAGGCGTTCACCGGGCTCGCGCTGTGGCATTTCGCCCGACGTGACGTCGACGTCGCGGTGCTCGAGGTCGGCATCGGGGGGCGCTACGACGCCACGAGCGTCGTCGATCCGGTCGCGGCCGCGGTCACGTCCGTGAGCCACGAGCACACGGACGTTCTGGGGGAGGATCTGCCGACGATCGCTCGCGATCTCGCGCAGGTCGCGCCCGACGACGCGCCGCTGGTCACCGGCGCGGCCGGGGATGCGCTTGCGGCGATCCGCGAGGTGACCGACGTCGTGACCGTCGGTCGGGATGACGGGGCAAACGCGGCGGCGGTCGACGTTCGCGTGGCCGAGACGGCGACGTCCGACCGCCGCCCGCCCACATCTGACCGCCGCCTGCCCACATCTGACCGCCGCCCGCCCACATCTGACCGCCGCCCGCCCACGTCCGTCGTCTCGATCGACGGACCGACCCTCGAGGTCCGAACGAGAACGCGACTGATCGGTGCACATCAGGCCGTCAACGCCGGGATCGCGGCGAGCCTCGCGGTCCAGGTGGGTCGCGAAACGGCGCGTGTCGACGTCGACCCCACCGCGGCGGACGTCGCCGACGGGATCCGGACCACGACCGTTCCCGGCCGCTTCGAGGTCCGTTCCGACGAACCGCTCGTGGTCCTGGACGGGGCGCACAACCCCGCCGCCTGCGCGACGGTGGCCGATGCCCTCGACCGGTTCGACTACGGGACCCTCCACCTCGTCCTCGGCGCGGTGCGCGAGAAGGATCACGTCGGGATGGTCCGGTCGCTGCCTGACGCCGACCGGATCCACCTGGCGGCGCCCGCGGTCGACCGCGCCGCGGCCGTCGAAACGCTCGCGGCGGCTCTCGAGACGAGCCTCGAGCGGCCGGTCGGGGTCGACGCCACGGCGGACGCGGTCGATCCGGTGACACGCCACGAGTCGGTCCTCGACGCGGTCGAGCGTGCGATCGCGGCGGCCAAGCCGGACGATTGCGTGCTGGTCACGGGATCGCTGTATGTCGTCGCCGAGGCCCGTGACCGGTGGACGCGCGAGCCGCGCGTCGTCCGCGCCGACACGCCAGCCCGCGCGAGATCGGTGATGCGGAGCGCGAACGTCCCGAAGTCGGTTCGCGAACGTCACGCGGACCGGTTCTCCGGGCTGACGGTTCGGGTCCACGTCCGGCTGGAGACGGCACGCGAGTTGGCCGACGCGATGGACGATCTCGGCGGCACCGGCGTCGTCTCCGGGCTCGACGCTCCGGACCGACACGTCGAGGTCGTGCTCTCGGGGACGCGATCCCGGTTCGGCGCGCTTCGACGCCGCCTTCGTGAGTCCTCGCCCGCGGACCGCCGGCTCGCGTCGGAGATCGGGATCGCGGTGGATCGCGACCGGAGCGGAGCGGACGACCGCGACGCGGCTCCGGACGACCGCGACGCGGCTCCGGACGACGTCCCGTGA
- a CDS encoding formate--tetrahydrofolate ligase — protein MTSDTDAEDDASFPTDYEIADAAETEHIADVVEPFGLERDDLELYGENKAKVRLDAIEETVAERDADGKLVLVTGMTPTPLGEGKTVTTVGLGQAFNRIGKDALVAIREPSLGPVFGVKGGAAGGGYSQVLPMEDINLHFTGDLHALTTAHNLISTMLDNHIKQGNDLDVAVNWVNWPRAIDMNDRVLRETVIGLGGDVTGVPREDGFVLTAASELMAVLCLADSLSDLKERVARIIVAYDDDGAPITVDDIDATGAVTILLKDAIKPNVVQTIEGTPAFVHGGPFANIAHGTNSLMADRLASHLSEYLVTEAGFGSDLGAEKFMNIVCRFGEMEPDAVTLVASVRALKYHGQDMWPPELEELEAEDVAAVERGFENLDKHVRNLQQFGVPVVVAINRFPGDTDAEVQAVIDHCEEDLGIRVAESTVFSDGGAGGEDLAEQLVDAAESDSAFEYLYEADVPIKEKIETIATEIYGADGVEYHGDAEEDIERLTNLGFDDMPVCMSKTFHSLSDDPSRKGAPEDWTLEVTEVYPSTGAGFLVVLTGDVLTLPGLPAEPAAAGMDIDEDGTISGLF, from the coding sequence ATGACATCAGATACCGACGCCGAGGACGACGCGTCGTTCCCGACCGACTACGAGATCGCCGACGCGGCCGAAACCGAACACATCGCCGACGTCGTCGAACCGTTCGGACTCGAGCGGGACGACCTCGAGCTCTACGGGGAAAACAAGGCGAAGGTACGCCTCGACGCGATCGAGGAGACGGTGGCCGAGCGCGACGCCGACGGCAAGCTCGTGCTCGTCACGGGAATGACCCCGACGCCCCTCGGGGAGGGAAAGACCGTCACGACGGTCGGGCTCGGACAGGCGTTCAACCGGATCGGCAAGGACGCGCTGGTGGCGATCCGCGAGCCCTCGCTCGGTCCGGTCTTCGGCGTCAAGGGCGGCGCCGCCGGGGGGGGCTACTCGCAGGTGCTCCCGATGGAGGACATCAACCTCCATTTCACCGGCGACCTCCACGCGCTCACGACCGCGCACAACCTCATCTCGACGATGCTGGACAACCACATCAAGCAGGGCAACGATCTCGACGTCGCGGTCAACTGGGTCAACTGGCCCCGCGCGATCGATATGAACGACCGCGTCCTGCGCGAGACGGTGATCGGGCTCGGCGGCGACGTCACCGGCGTGCCCCGCGAGGACGGGTTCGTCCTCACGGCCGCCTCGGAGCTGATGGCCGTGTTGTGTCTGGCCGACAGCCTCTCCGACCTCAAGGAGCGCGTGGCCCGGATCATCGTCGCCTACGACGACGACGGCGCTCCGATCACGGTCGACGACATCGACGCCACGGGGGCGGTCACGATCCTCCTCAAGGACGCGATCAAGCCGAACGTCGTTCAGACGATCGAGGGAACGCCGGCGTTCGTCCACGGCGGTCCCTTCGCCAACATCGCCCACGGTACCAACTCCCTGATGGCCGACCGGCTCGCCTCCCACCTCTCGGAGTACCTCGTGACCGAGGCCGGCTTCGGTTCCGATCTCGGCGCCGAGAAGTTCATGAACATCGTCTGCCGGTTCGGCGAGATGGAGCCGGACGCGGTCACGCTCGTGGCCTCCGTCCGGGCGCTGAAGTATCACGGACAGGATATGTGGCCGCCCGAACTCGAGGAGCTCGAGGCCGAGGACGTCGCGGCGGTCGAGCGCGGCTTCGAGAACCTCGATAAACACGTCCGGAACCTCCAGCAGTTCGGCGTCCCCGTCGTCGTGGCGATAAACCGGTTCCCCGGCGACACCGACGCCGAGGTGCAGGCGGTGATCGACCACTGCGAGGAGGATCTGGGGATCCGGGTCGCGGAGTCGACCGTCTTCAGCGACGGCGGCGCGGGCGGGGAGGATCTCGCCGAGCAGCTCGTCGACGCGGCCGAGTCCGACTCCGCGTTCGAGTACCTCTACGAGGCCGACGTCCCGATCAAGGAGAAGATCGAGACGATCGCCACGGAGATCTACGGCGCCGACGGCGTGGAGTACCACGGCGACGCCGAGGAGGACATCGAGCGGCTCACGAACCTCGGGTTCGACGACATGCCGGTCTGCATGTCCAAGACGTTCCACTCGCTCAGCGACGACCCGAGCCGCAAGGGCGCGCCCGAGGACTGGACCCTGGAGGTGACCGAGGTCTATCCGTCGACCGGCGCCGGGTTCCTCGTCGTCCTCACCGGCGACGTCCTCACGCTGCCCGGCCTGCCGGCCGAGCCCGCGGCCGCCGGGATGGACATCGACGAGGACGGCACGATCTCGGGGCTGTTCTGA
- a CDS encoding ArsR/SmtB family transcription factor has translation MASAFPHQPAVDHAPRERTSVVVDHEEPTDVLQVLSSETAQEILLALRSEPGTASDVADAVDRSVQNVTYHLDRLRRADLITPIETWYSEKGREMTVYALAAERLVVQFSRTEDDPDRQDRD, from the coding sequence ATGGCAAGCGCCTTTCCACACCAACCAGCCGTCGACCACGCGCCGCGTGAACGAACCAGCGTCGTGGTCGACCACGAGGAACCGACCGACGTGTTGCAGGTTCTCTCCTCGGAGACCGCCCAGGAGATCCTCCTCGCGCTCCGATCGGAGCCGGGGACCGCCTCGGACGTCGCCGACGCCGTCGACCGATCGGTCCAGAACGTCACCTACCACCTCGACCGGCTTCGACGGGCCGACCTGATCACGCCGATCGAGACGTGGTACTCCGAGAAGGGGCGGGAGATGACGGTCTACGCGCTCGCCGCGGAACGGCTCGTCGTGCAGTTCTCCCGGACCGAGGACGACCCGGACCGGCAGGACCGGGACTAG